The genomic stretch ccctcagGGGAAAGGGGAGCAGACCCACAACAACAGCTTTGGGTAGTTACCAGAAGTTACCagaaatcaacatcaacataaAGGTGGTTAAGCAGTCTATCAAGGCATCAAGCGCGAGAAAACGGAAATAAACTTGGAAAACTTTTATAGGGGCTTATACGATTTTGGAAGGTTTTCACAGGCAGTTAGAGGGAAATACTAAATCCACAGGCATTCGGATCAAAAGACTTTTTACGTATGGTGCCCAGTTATCGATTGTTCGATAGATTATGCTTCGTGCTCGTGTGACTCGAACGTGGATGTTCGCGCCGTTATTCTGTGCTAACCGATCAGTCGAACATGTTGCAACTTAAGCGTTTGACTGATACTCGTTGCCGCTCTTTTTCCCAGTTGGGAATCCAATCAAGGAGCGATAATCAAGGAAATACAGATTTTACAAAGAATTAATCGCTTTTTGTCAGAGGGATTTTTGATGTTTTAGTACTAAAATGGAGTTTTCAGGAAATTGTTGGATCTTTTAAGACTTAAAATGCATGGTTTCATATCAAACTTGATGTTCTCCTACTCTTCTGATTTATGATATATTTCCCATGTCCCGatatcataattttatttttcaagaaATTAACTTCTTTTTCCCACCGTAGTTGTATAAACTCCCAACTTTTAGAGACCTCTTAGGGCACCAACAACACGGCAACAATGTTTCCCATCAGAAACActtttataatcatttaaaggCCTTTCCTGATAAGATCCCCGTCTCACCGAACCACTTGAAAGCACCCAAAATGTCTAGCCAGACTGTTTAGCAACATATTATacaattatttcaattttcttaTCAAATTTTACGATTACTGGATAGCTTTATtgctttttttgctttttgcttttttgttttggatgACTTTTAGATTTGTTTGAAAAAAGTTTCCTATAAAGGCCACAAAACACTAGTTTGCtacacaaataaataacaaatagTAATGCCAAAAGTAAGGCATAAATATCCAAATTATAGGCTGCTACGAATCCCATGTGCACCACGGGACTCTGGAGATGTGCGGCACCATGATGGCGGATGACATAGTCCACCCAATAGAGGAGCGTTTGACGTGCGCTCAGGGGACGATCGCGGTAGAGGGAGGAGAAAGCTTTTACTGCTCGATTGTACTTGGGATTCTCCAGGATCTCGTGGATAGTGTCGCGGAAGGACTGCTCCTCGAGGGTCAGGAGACTGAGACTAAGCCCAAAGCCCTGGGTGACCAATGCCGCAGCATTTCCTGGCTGATCGCCAAACACGGGAAGAGCGAGCATGGGCTTTCCATGGTACTGGGCCTCGGTGACGCCTCCCTTGCCCGCGTGTGTGATGAAGAGCCTGATCTTGGGATGCGCCAGGATATCGTCCTGCGGCAGCCACTTGGCGTAGAGTATATTCTCCGATTTGCCAGGGGTATTCTCCAGATTGTCCCACTTCCAGATGACCTTTTGCTTTAGTTTCGAGATGACATTGAACATCTTTTGCACGGTGTCGGACTTTATGTGTTCTGCCTTCACGTTGGAGCCGAGACTCAGGAAGATGGCTCCGTCATCACTAGAGGCGCTGTTCAGGAAGTCTTCTATGTTTTCGGGGAGGGGATCTGGCTGATCCTTGACCTGGATGCCTCCCACTTCGATCACAGCAGGAACATTGGGTCGGATGGGTCCCTCACTGATGCCATGAGAAGAGAAGAGTATCAGGGAGATGTTTTTGTACAGATCCTCATATCGTGGCATCGAGGGATCGTCGCCATAGAGGTCTCTATAGAGAATGGAATAAATAAGTATTTTTATTGGTTTCCTTGGGCTTTTTCTCACTTGTAAATCTTGTCATTATTATGCTCAATCACACGCATAAATATCCAACTTCCCATCGTAGCAAATATGTTCTGCACACGTTGGACAAAGGTCATCGGTTGACCTCTTTTCACAATGAGATTCATGGATGGCACATAGGAAATTTCCGAGGGATTACCCAAGACAGAGCCCAACAGTGATGGTGGATTGGAGAGTGCCACTATCTGAGGCACCTTCAACTTGTGGGCTACCGAAAGCTGCAGGCTGTTCATAAAGTATCCCACGATCACCAAATCGAAGTGATTGTCGGTATGCTCGTACAGATCCTTCACTTTCTGGTGCCTCAAGACATCCGCCATTTTGCCAAAGGCCGAGGTCAATGATCCCATCGCCACGAGCATGGAAATGACTGCATTGCTGGTGTCCCTCTTGGCCATGTCCGCCACAAGGGCCCCAAAGGACTTGCCGTCCGCCTCATCGAGCGGCACCTGAATGTGATTGACTGACGGATGCAGAAGAGGCGGCTTCAGGGCAGTGACCACTGTCACATTGTGTCCACTCTCGGCCAGAATCTTGGCCATCGACATCTGAATGACCAAATGCGAGGGGCTCAAGCTGGTGAAAAGTCCCAGAATATTGGCTCCCTGGCTCCCGCTGGCCACCAAAGCCAACATGAGGAGGAATGGAATGCTATTCGAATGTACGGCCATCTGATCGCGGGAACAACTCAAAATGAACTGATCTCGCGGCCAGGTACTGGCTCTCCCTTTAACAGAGAGCAGAGCCCTCTGATAAGCGTTATCAACAGACTGCCTTATCAGCCTGTCTGCTGCTACCTACAAGTGTTAATAGTTTCTTAATCTTTTGAATGCCTCAAACATCTGTTGTACGAAAAACTATTGCAAAATCTAGCTTCTGGAGGGTAGAATTCCAATcaaatcggaatcggaatacTGCTTATGCATTATCTGTCATTTGGGAATTCTCACGCTTATGTGAGGAACTAATAATGGAATAGCAACCATATTATTTCACAATCATATAATACGTTTTACTGGAATGAGAATTCATAGTCCCAACGTAATAATAATCGTATATGAGGAAGCCTTTTGATAACCCAATCTTTATTGGCATCACAGTAAAGATATTCCCAATTATTCACAATCTTTCAGACTCTACCATAATCAACGCCATGATAGCATAATCAGTGGACACCGTAGCGCCCTGAGGAGGTATCGATACTTTTAGCATTGAGATATTCTGGAGGCCTGTCCAATCATCGTGACACTGCAACTATGGGTAACTATTGGaactacatatatttattctaTATTATTTCATAATTGATTCTATACGTTTTGGCTTGGAGACAATATTTTTTGGAAACCTTTCCTTTATTCATGAAATTCTTCAGTGAActttttttacatttatacaatatatataacaTTCAATAGGGAAGGAGAATCATGGGAAATACCCGAAGATATATGTAAATCTGTTAGGTACAATCGAACATGTTTGATCGCCAAATCTGCGTTTGGCTTGAAAGCAGCTCGATATCGAACACGAACATACATATTATTGCAGAAAGGAAAAGGAGTTCGATCAAACACTTGCTTGAAAGAGGCTGGAACGAACCAAATTTTAGGAGGAGGGGAATCTTAGGAAGCCAAGTTCGATTAAACCCAATGCTCTAAAGCTTTTGACAGTTCAAATTCCTTCTTTTTCTTATCTCTTCTATACCACAATCTCTTGGGTTTCTTTTCTTccaaatctatttatatttcgcCCCTAAAAAACCCATTTTTACAGatttaatcaatttatttgcttatATGTACTTAAATTTAGTATACAACGACATTTAAGGTACTGGTGGTGTAATTAAGCTGGGAATTTGGCGGTGAATCATTCTTTTGTTCCAAATTTTACTGTTTCTTGACCTTCTTTGGCTTCGAGGAGAGCTTTCTGAGGATGAATTTGATAACAGCCTTCGTCAGTAGCAGGAAAACAACGAGAATGATGGCTAAAAGAGAATAGACATCCAAGTTGTTGGCTGCTACGAAGCTCATGTGGACCAGAGGACTCTGGAGATGTGCGGCTCCATGGTGACGGATGACATATTCGGACCAGTAGATGACCGATTCCCGGGCAGTAAGTGGACGATCGCGATAGAGCTTGGAGAAAGTGGACACCGTTTGAGCGTACTTGGGGTTCGAGAGGACCTCCTCGATGCCCTCGCGGAACGGCTGCTCCTCGAGGGTTAGGAGACTCTGAGTGAGGCCAAAGCCCTTCTTGACCATGGCTTCGGCATTCGCGGGTTGATCGCCAAAGACGGGAAGGGATAACATGGGCTTTCCATGGTATTGGGCCTCAGTGATGCCTCCTTTTCCTGCGTGATTGATGAACAGTTTGATCTTCGGATGGGCGAGGATGTCATCCTGTGGAAGCCACTTGGAGTAGAGGATGTTGTCCGACTTGCCAGGGGTCTTGTCCAGATCCTCCCACTTCCAGATGACCCTCTGCTTCAGTTTCGAGAGGACATTGAACATCTTTTGGACGGTGTCGGGGCTGAGATGCGATCCCTGCACATTGGAGCCCAGACTGAGGAGTATAGCGCCATCCGTGGCATTCCCCAAGAACTCCGCCATATTCTTTGGGAGAGGAGCAGGCGTATCCTTGACTTGAATGCCACCAATCTCAATCACACCGGGAACATTGGGTCGTATGGGTCCCTCGCTGATTGCGTGGGAGGCAAAGAACACGAGGGATACATTCTTCATCATCTCTGAATATTCTGGCATGTTGGGATCATCGCCAAAGAGTTCTCTGCAAGGAAGGATGATCGGTGAGAACTCGTTCAAGGGGTTACTTGTGATCTACTTACTTGTAGGAGTTTTTGTTGCGGTACTCCAAGACTTTACCAAAAACCCGAAAACCGAGGCTCATAATGAAGCCGCTGATGCGTTGCTTGAACGACATTCCCTGGCCTCTTTCCAACGAATCATTAATGCTGGGCACATAGGCGATTTCTTCAGGGTTTCCAACCAAAAAATTCAGCAAGAGATTCGGTGGCATtgtggcaacaacaatcaaGGGAGCATTCACCTTCTTGGCAAAGCCCATTTGGTATTCGTTCATGAAGAATCCCGAGAGAACCAGATCGAACTTGTTGTCCTTGTTCTCGTAGAGATCCCGGACTCGCGGATCCTTCAGGGCATCCACCATTTTGTCGAACATGAAGCCCATCTGTCCGATCATCCGGAACATGGTAGTCAACatgtttttgttgtcgttCTTCGACATTTTCTCTATGATGGCACTCATGCTtgccgcctcctccttggTCAGTGGCACTTGAATCACATTGATGTCCTTGTGGGTGACGGCCGGCTTCAGGACTGTGACCACCGTGACATTGTGACCCTGCTCCGCGAGGGCCTTGGCCGCCGACATCTGAATGATCAAATGGGAGGGGCTTAGGCTGGGAAACAGCCCCAGAATATTCGCTCCCTGACTGCCGCCGATAAAAGCGACGGCGACTGCCGCCAGCAAAAAGACTCGACCAACGTTCTGCACCATTTCGACGCTTGCAATGCACCCGGACTACTGTTGATAGAACCCCGTCTGGCACTGCTTTATACGGAAAATTTGTTGTCGCTCTCATTTGCTGACTAATCGTGTTTGCGCTTACGCCGAATCCGGAACGTGGTTCGATAAGGGCTCCCTTGTGCGATTGTGCTCCAATGTTGTGATAGGTAATGTTAAGCATTTCGCAATATTTTCTGTCCATTTCGTGGAAGCAATGCACCCGAAACTGATAAGAAACGGCCCTTATCGCCTTAAACATTTTGATAATCTTTAGATTTTGTTTGTGAGAGACGGGGAGTAGGCGTACTTGATTCATTATAATCATTTCAAGTACGAATCCCATATATTTATGCATCTTACTAGACGATAATGTCCCCCCCTTtggtaataataattatattccATGGAAAATCCAAATATAAACGAAATGTCTACCACGAAAGTGCCAAAAATGAGTGCGATATGTGTTATCGTTGCCTATTACAACAAGGCGGACTCCTTATCGCGGCAAACCTGATTGTCAGCGACAACATCCATTCACTATAAAGAACGAGTTGCCGGGTGTTTTGTCCAGAGTCGGCTGTGTGCTCTACACCTGTCGATATGGTGCGAATCTTGTTGCTAGCGGTAGCTGCCGTCGCCCTAGTCGGTGGAGGCCAGGGAGCCAACATTCTGGGCTTGTTTACCAGCCTAAGTCCCTCCCATTTGATCATTCAGATGTCGGCGGCCAAGGCTCTCGCGGAGCGGGGACATAACGTCACGGTAGTCACAGTCCTGGAGCCGGCCGTCACCCACAAGGACATCAATCTGATTCAAGTGCCTCTGAGCCAGGAGGATACGGAGCACATGAGCAGAGTCTTTGAGAAAATGGGGAAGAACAACGACAAAAACATGCTATTTGCCATGTTCCGAATGTTCGGACACATGCGCTTTATGTTCCACAAAATTGCCGATGCCCTGAAGGACACGCGAGTGCGCGATCTCTACGTGAACAAGGACAACAGATTCGATCTGGTGCTGTCGGGCTTTGCCTTGAACGACTACCAGATGGGTTTTGCCCAGAAGCTAAAAGCTCCCGTGATCGTAGTGGCCACCCTGCCCCCGAGCCCCTTGTTCAACTACCTGATTGGCAATCCGGAAGAGCCGTCTTGTGTCCCTAGCATCAATGACTCGGTGGAAAAGGGAAAGGGCTTGAGCTTTGGCCAGCGCCTCAGCAGCTACCTGACGGGCATTGGCTATAAGGTCTTTTCAAAAATGGGAgagatacaaaacaaaaaggctTACAAGTAAGtaaaaaagcagaaaaccCCGGAAATAGTACTCATTGTTCAATCTTTTCAATAGAGAAGTCTTTGGCGATGATCCCCATATGCCAGAGTACTCAGAGATGATGAAGAATGTGTCCCTCGTGTTCTTTGCCTCCCACGCAATCAGCGAGGGACCCATTCGACCCAATGTTCCCGGTGTGATTGAGATTGGTGGCATTCAAATCAAGGACACCCCTACTCCACTGCCCCCGAATATAGAGGAGTTCCTGGGGAATGCCACGGATGGAGCTATACTTCTCAGTCTGGGATCCAATGTGCAGGGATCGCATCTCAGCCCCGACACCGTCCAAAAGATGTTCAACGTCCTCTCGAAACTGAAGCAGAGGGTCATCTGGAAGTGGGAGGATCTGGACAAGACCCCTGGCAAGTCGGACAACATCCTCTACTCAAAGTGGCTTCCACAGGACGATATCCTGGCGCATCCCAAGATAAAGCTGTTCATCAATCACGCAGGAAAAGGAGGCATCACCGAAGCCCAGTACCATGGAAAGCCCATGTTATCCCTTCCCGTCTTTGGCGATCAACCCGCGAATGCCGATGCCATGGTCAAGAAGGGCTTTGGGCTCACTCAGAGTCTCCTAACCCTCGAGGAGCAGCCGTTCCGCGAGGGCATCGAGGAGATCCTCTCAAATCCCACATACTCCCAGGCAGTGTCCACCTTTTCCAAACTCTATCGTGATCGTCCACTCACTGCCCGGGAAACGGTCATCTACTGGTCCGAGTACGTCATCCGTCACCATGGAGCCGCTCATCTCCAGAGTCCTCTCGTCCACATGAGCTTCGTAGCAGCCAACAACTTGGATGTCTTTGCTCTTTTGGCCATCATTCTCGTTGTATTCCTGCTACTGACGAAGGCTGTAATTAAATTCATCATCAGAAAGCTCTCTTCGAAGACAAAGAAGGTCAAGAAACAGTAAATCATGAAACAGAGAAGTGATTCAACAAGTCCCTAAGTATTCTGTCTACCAATAAGCACAATCCGTAGCACAAATACTCTGCCAAGGTCGTTCAACTACTAAATTTAGGCAAATTTAGGCAAATAAATAAGACAAAACAACAGTTACTTCTTGAGGCTCCCGGATCATTGTTGTACAtatgttccaagcggaggttgagGCAATCAGAGGGGCCATTTCTATTGTCTCCAAGCTCCCCTAGACAGCCAAGTAGCTGAGCGAAAATCTTAGCAATTCGTACAAATTTTTTCTAAATCGTATTCGCTAATTTTGCGAAAGCCGGAGCATGGGTGTATAAATTAGTATTTGATTTGCTGAGAAGACACTTTCTAGAATATGGCTCTCCACAGTCTATCAGAACTAATCATTTCGTAAATAATCGCATTGTAAGTGCTCTCAAAAGTGATAACCATTCCCTTATCGAATGAAACATTTTGAATTATTCGTTGGATCTCATTTACGAAGCTAAATGTCAGATATAATCAGAAAACTAGCGGGAACTCAGCAGTGGCCGATGTTCTACTTATATAACGATCAGTATATCCATATGTGTCTAATCTTATGATTTATGCAACCCAGCGCAGACCGCAAACTCTCTCAATTTCGCTCTCTGGCGAAATTCTCTGGTTTTCTCCAATCTGCAATCCaatcacaggagtctggatacaaaattgtGTTGCTttggctcttatagtctttgggATCTTATCGCTTATCGGGAAGGACAGAACGGCATGGATACATATATCTTCATCTACTTTATCCTCATCTACCACAAAACTAGCACACCTCTAAGTACATCCTTGAGTATTGCGTATAAATAGcacaaattaaagaaaatctTGCCTCGAACATACAAATTCTTGCGACTTATTCGTTTCGTGTGAAAGCCCATAGAAATCGAACTTGCTGcagctggtttttttttcggagaTTGAGTTTGAAGCGGGTATAGAGTTCGAGACGTGTTCGAGACGAGTTCGATTAGGCTTAATGCAGTTCTTTGATACGAATTCTACTAAATGttatttgccttttgttcTTGAcctaatatttgtatattttgtattgttttattCAGTTTATTCTTGTATATTAACTCACATTAAAGAGTTCAACCTCGTGGAGTATTTTTAGTAGGTGCTAGACGCCTTATTGGTAGACAGAATGCATGCCACGAGACCAGTCCATTCTGTTAAATAAGTTCTTAGTcggttttggctttttttggCTTCGAGAAAAGCCTTCTGAGGATGAATTTAATTACAGCCTTCAAGTCTGTTGCGATAGCAAAAAAGTTCCATTGTAAGcattttgcttttaattttgttttaaatttcgCGATAAGAAATAAATCTTGAACGTTTTTCTTTTATAGTTCTTATCACAATGCACTCAAGAGTTACCTTATCGGGGAATAAGCGGCGAAACGAATTTTCCCCCGCACCAAAAAGATGTAAACAGATTTATCAGCATGAatcaatatatatttcatttggCCGCGTACCATTAATTTATTCGATTATCTGCCGCTTAAGACCCCCTTCCCGAACCCTTCCCTCTACGGCACATTACCATCGTATACCATCCCTGGGCATCCCTAGCCCGTGCTTTCCTTCAGAACTAATGGTTTTCCATGTGcgtgacgacgacgacgaagaaggaggaggatgcCCCTGAAGGGCGTGTGCACATTTTCATACACATTTAATCGTCTGTCTGCCCTGCAAATTCTTAATTAACAcgcacatccacatcgacatCCACACAgggcacacacatgcaaataaatatttatcggCTCTGTGGCGCGTAACTCACATCATTCCCGGCAACGGCCTCGCCCCATTGTGTGTTGGTCACTCAGTTGTTGTCCGAAAAGAagtcccatccccatcccccatcccccatccatGGATATGGgctctggactctggactctggactgTCCGCAGACCATTCATCGTGGAtgtcgtcgctgtcgctgtcggtGTAAACCAAAGCCCGCATTCAGCATTTCCGCCGCCTGTGTCGTCCTTTGTCTCTTcttttggtttaatttttgCCATTGACCCTGGAAGCCCGTACATTCCTCCCTCCCTCATATTCTGTTACTGTTTTGATCTGTGGATCAATTCTGATTTGATCCGTgaagagtttttcttttattcgATTGATTTCAATACAGTTTTAGATGAAAGATAGATTTACAcaaagagatacagatactgaaacagaaacaattgTTGTGCggcttttgtttaaaaatcTAAAGCGCTGAAAGGCTACATTAAACCTAAGTACATTCTTACAGGGATGATCTTTCATGTTTGAGGAGATCTGTAATGTTTGAAGGAGGGGAGGTTAAATGCAGGTTAATTAATTAGGAAAATCCATAAATTAATTGATAAATcgatataaaataaaatatttgtttaaaatCACCTtatcaataaattaattaggaatataaaaatttaataaataaatcctTAAACgacataaaaaaataacaataaaattaaaattattaaaaaatactaaggaataaacatatgtacaaaatcaataaattaattgataaatcaatataaaaaaataacaattaaattaaaattcatattttcaaaaataccgaaaagcataaatttcaataaattaattgaaaatcgttataaaaaatacattaaaactaaaaataaaatgattaaaaaattCGAAGGAATGtaaaaaactataaattaattaagagataaatataaaaaatagcaattcaattaaatttattctaaaattattattgaatatcatacaaaaaaaaaaaaaataaatattaaatattgaaaattattataaCGATTTCTTGATAAAATCATTAAAGATTATATTTAAAGGTGGTATAACAACCGTCTAATATGCTTTAAATTATGCAGttaatatataattaaataattcatatcaaatatgtacaaatcagggctatttattgattttcaattaaaagaaCGTATAAAAAAATCGATTTATCGATTACGTCTGGTGTATAAAAACCTTGAAATGTTAAGTACATATCATTCCCATTTATTTGTACGATTGATaaacaagcaaaaacaaataattgaGTTGCcaggaaaattatgaaaatactATAATACTATATATTATATCGATAATTCTTCCAACCCTGCCATAGGTCCATCTATTGATTGAGTGCTTTCGAAGGTCTTTTGGCTCTACACCTAGTATTCAACGATAATTTAGGGTCTTgaggatatatatatatatattttcgatGTAAACAAGTGTTGGAGATCCACAATCTTCCCGCAGCACCTCTTCGGCCCCACACGATATATGCATAGTGGATGGAATGTTTACAAAATTCCAACAACACTTCAGTTTTAATGAAGAAAACGCTGGCAGAGACCCCACCAAAGTAAATGTCAAATATTTGATTAGCCCCATTAGAAGGGTGCCCCACGGGAGGGGGGACCCCACCGCTGACCCACATGGGACGGCAGCGATGGCGCAGCGTTGCTGCCGCAAGGGTTgttcgttctcgttctcgttctccaTCCAAGAATACTTCATTATAATTCTCGCTCATTAACCCATGTTTTCCATGTGCGTTTTCCGCTTTTCCCCACTTTCCGCTCCTGGGGTGGCCCCACATTTCCAGGACGAGGGACTGTctagaacaaaaaaaagaggggaAAAACACTTTTCATAATTAAGCattgtaatttttgtttgtttcgccTTCAGTGTTTTTCGGGCGGGATAGGGGTTTTGCCGCGGTAAAGGCTTCATTTTCACTTGGGTTTTCGATTACAATTTTCCCTGCCATCTTGGCGTCCTTCCACCCTtttcctgtttctgtttttggcaGAAATATACAAGTTTTCCCCGTGATGGACACATGATTGCTTTCGGTCTGCCTCTATTCATATTTGATTAACATCCAACTGAATTTCCctgggagagagcgagagggaaaaGTCCCTGCCCATCGATTGTGATTATTTATTAATCTTGGTATATAATCTAGACACTGGGAAATGTTTGAGAAACTCGTCAGCTGTGGGAAAGAGACAAGCGACTCCTCCACTGTTGAGGAATTTTCAATTAGTGCAACCGAAAAATGTCACTTGTCATATCCTAcctccccaccaccccccaccccaccccaccgaATCGCTTTCTAAAAGACAGGAATTTTCATAATTATGCAGTGGGTGAGaaatttgttgaattttacattcattttgcagtaaatttaattagaaaacaaaacttttctgCACACACAGAGCTTATGTCATGCCAGAAATGtactctctccccccccccccccccccccacatcCTCCCTCCCGCCCACCAGCTTATTAAAGGGTAGCAGCAGCTAAATACAAGTTTCACCACAGAAAATGTCTATAATTTTCCCTGTGTGTACATGGCAACCAAAAGCTgtcgcccctgcccctgcccctcccgcTGTActgccctctgccctctgGCCGCTGGCCGCTGGCCTCTGTTCTCTGAGCATTAGTTATTACAACCCAactataatttaaaataaatgccAAAGTAGCCGAGGTCTAAACCGCAGAACATCGCAGGCCCTGAGCTCCCAGAGAAAGCTGGCTATTAAGCCCCCATACCCCATAACCCCAACCCGACCCCCCAAAAGGCAGGCTTCCAGGAGTCACAGAGCTTCAGAGCTCTAGCTCCcacttctgttgctgctgttggctttataataaatttataaatgaaaatatgaaaaatggTCGCTGCGTGTTTTTGCCAAactaagcaaaaaaaaaacaacaaaaaacgaagcAACGAAAACTCTCTGAAAATTCTCTCTAAGAGTGGAGAaaagctgcaaaaaaaaagaaggaagcaAGAAAGGCTATATTTGTGGCCGAAGATGGAGATACTCTAGAAGGAAGATCTGTGCGGCAGAGTTCCAATAAATAGAGGAAATGTAAGAGAAATAACAAttgtagatatatgtatagaaACCCAAGCGTTG from Drosophila pseudoobscura strain MV-25-SWS-2005 chromosome 4, UCI_Dpse_MV25, whole genome shotgun sequence encodes the following:
- the LOC6902430 gene encoding UDP-glucuronosyltransferase 2B15-like — translated: MVRILLLAVAAVALVGGGQGANILGLFTSLSPSHLIIQMSAAKALAERGHNVTVVTVLEPAVTHKDINLIQVPLSQEDTEHMSRVFEKMGKNNDKNMLFAMFRMFGHMRFMFHKIADALKDTRVRDLYVNKDNRFDLVLSGFALNDYQMGFAQKLKAPVIVVATLPPSPLFNYLIGNPEEPSCVPSINDSVEKGKGLSFGQRLSSYLTGIGYKVFSKMGEIQNKKAYKEVFGDDPHMPEYSEMMKNVSLVFFASHAISEGPIRPNVPGVIEIGGIQIKDTPTPLPPNIEEFLGNATDGAILLSLGSNVQGSHLSPDTVQKMFNVLSKLKQRVIWKWEDLDKTPGKSDNILYSKWLPQDDILAHPKIKLFINHAGKGGITEAQYHGKPMLSLPVFGDQPANADAMVKKGFGLTQSLLTLEEQPFREGIEEILSNPTYSQAVSTFSKLYRDRPLTARETVIYWSEYVIRHHGAAHLQSPLVHMSFVAANNLDVFALLAIILVVFLLLTKAVIKFIIRKLSSKTKKVKKQ
- the LOC4816157 gene encoding UDP-glucuronosyltransferase 1-7C-like, translated to MAVHSNSIPFLLMLALVASGSQGANILGLFTSLSPSHLVIQMSMAKILAESGHNVTVVTALKPPLLHPSVNHIQVPLDEADGKSFGALVADMAKRDTSNAVISMLVAMGSLTSAFGKMADVLRHQKVKDLYEHTDNHFDLVIVGYFMNSLQLSVAHKLKVPQIVALSNPPSLLGSVLGNPSEISYVPSMNLIVKRGQPMTFVQRVQNIFATMGSWIFMRVIEHNNDKIYKDLYGDDPSMPRYEDLYKNISLILFSSHGISEGPIRPNVPAVIEVGGIQVKDQPDPLPENIEDFLNSASSDDGAIFLSLGSNVKAEHIKSDTVQKMFNVISKLKQKVIWKWDNLENTPGKSENILYAKWLPQDDILAHPKIRLFITHAGKGGVTEAQYHGKPMLALPVFGDQPGNAAALVTQGFGLSLSLLTLEEQSFRDTIHEILENPKYNRAVKAFSSLYRDRPLSARQTLLYWVDYVIRHHGAAHLQSPVVHMGFVAAYNLDIYALLLALLFVIYLCSKLVFCGLYRKLFSNKSKSHPKQKSKKQKKQ
- the LOC6902429 gene encoding UDP-glucuronosyltransferase 2B15-like, yielding MVQNVGRVFLLAAVAVAFIGGSQGANILGLFPSLSPSHLIIQMSAAKALAEQGHNVTVVTVLKPAVTHKDINVIQVPLTKEEAASMSAIIEKMSKNDNKNMLTTMFRMIGQMGFMFDKMVDALKDPRVRDLYENKDNKFDLVLSGFFMNEYQMGFAKKVNAPLIVVATMPPNLLLNFLVGNPEEIAYVPSINDSLERGQGMSFKQRISGFIMSLGFRVFGKVLEYRNKNSYKELFGDDPNMPEYSEMMKNVSLVFFASHAISEGPIRPNVPGVIEIGGIQVKDTPAPLPKNMAEFLGNATDGAILLSLGSNVQGSHLSPDTVQKMFNVLSKLKQRVIWKWEDLDKTPGKSDNILYSKWLPQDDILAHPKIKLFINHAGKGGITEAQYHGKPMLSLPVFGDQPANAEAMVKKGFGLTQSLLTLEEQPFREGIEEVLSNPKYAQTVSTFSKLYRDRPLTARESVIYWSEYVIRHHGAAHLQSPLVHMSFVAANNLDVYSLLAIILVVFLLLTKAVIKFILRKLSSKPKKVKKQ